The following proteins are encoded in a genomic region of Penaeus chinensis breed Huanghai No. 1 chromosome 10, ASM1920278v2, whole genome shotgun sequence:
- the LOC125029846 gene encoding transcription factor Sp5-like, giving the protein MNEFATRCESVTPMRGKCQHHFSLLIASTTISIVRMFACGTLTESRLPHWSVMSANNAFNSTSNFTSFHQQALPLSPPPEPRPAHFGHMSTPTSYNGVSGAPNPYLQHHYNAFANGIATPMLSPPAEKPVTPPKEPHTSTWWNNAAYATPPSHAASNYHFHRHQLDSLGLGGVAHTNIAAALLSAQSSVSVRRCRRCRCPNCQDTLRDNSSTKKREHICHVPGCGKVYGKTSHLKAHLLSHSGERPFACNWIFCNKAFTRSDELQRHLRTHTGEKRFQCEECGKRFMRSDHLNKHVKTHENRRARVASASPPQGDDVDVELCDDEMEEFLSVTLPDSPVSEAEFQEPNDVNLRPVTSKSMSPKFYLVEGDDVDVELCDEMEEFLSVTLPDSPVSETDFREVNDIMGNSENHIVNQFR; this is encoded by the exons ATGAACGAATTCGCGACAAGGTGTGAATCGGTGACCCCCATGAGAG GTAAATGTCAGCATCACTTTTCGCTGCTCATCGCTAGCACTACAATCAGCATTGTCAGGATGTTTGCCTGTGGTACACTGACAGAGTCTCGGCTTCCTCACTGGTCAGTCATGAGTGCTAACAACGCTTTCAACAGCACAAGCAACTTCACTTCCTTCCATCAACAGGCTTTACCCTTATCACCGCCACCCGAACCTCGCCCTGCACATTTTGGACACATGTCAACGCCCACTTCATATAACGGCGTAAGTGGTGCTCCCAACCCGTACCTTCAGCATCACTACAACGCCTTCGCCAACGGCATCGCAACGCCCATGCTCTCTCCTCCGGCCGAGAAACCCGTCACGCCCCCGAAGGAACCGCACACATCCACCTGGTGGAACAATGCCGCTTATGCTACTCCGCCGTCACATGCTGCTTCCAACTACCACTTTCACCGTCACCAGTTAGACAGCCTTGGACTGGGTGGCGTGGCACAC ACCAACATCGCCGCCGCTCTCCTCTCCGCTCAATCATCGGTCAGTGTTCGGCGTTGTCGACGATGCCGTTGTCCTAACTGCCAGGATACTTTGAGAGACAATTCATCTACCAAGAAGAGGGAGCACATCTGTCATGTTCCAGGATGTGGCAAGGTCTATGGCAAGACTTCTCATCTGAAGGCACATCTACTCTCACATAGTGGAGAACGCCCCTTCGCGTGCAACTGGATCTTCTGCAACAAGGCCTTTACTCGATCCGACGAACTTCAGCGCCATCTGCGAACGCATACCGGTGAAAAACGTTTCCAGTGTGAGGAGTGTGGAAAACGTTTCATGCGTTCTGATCACCTGAACAAGCACGTCAAGACTCACGAGAACCGACGTGCCCGTgttgcttctgcttctcctccccaaGGTGACGACGTTGACGTAGAACTGTGTGATGATGAGATGGAGGAGTTTCTTTCCGTTACTCTTCCAGACTCTCCCGTGTCTGAAGCGGAATTTCAGGAGCCTAATGAT GTGAACCTTAGACCTGTAACTTCTAAATCAATGTCACCTAAATTCTATCTTG TCGAAGGTGACGACGTTGACGTGGAATTGTGTGATGAGATGGAAGAgtttctctctgttactcttcCAGATTCCCCCGTGTCTGAAACAGATTTTCGAGAGGTTAATGATATAATGGGGAATTCTGAGAACCACATCGTCAACCAGTTTCGATGA
- the LOC125029847 gene encoding transcription factor Sp5-like yields the protein MNYYNSLYTRNAFTPYHQHTPSMTLPGVRGHVGSVSPPNLYSGVGELPYPNLQHHYGAFANTVTPPTLSPPPEKPVTPTREAHTSSWWSSTAYNTPTSHATYGYPFHLYQQHASLAGPLVGQSNPSLTPHQTNAFAQDNILHQQRRVASALNGSVGARRCRRCRCPNCQDASRNRTGAKKKEHICHVPGCGKLYAKTSHLKAHLLLHTGERPFVCQWMYCDKAFTRSDELQRHLRTHTGEKRFQCEQCGKRFMRSDHYNKHVKTHENRRARIAPASPAEGDDVDVELCDDIATDDSVDFHSFALPDSPVSEADLQESDFDVGMCPEMTLLPSVVELGSKRIVRMSVVLKVPVSITDNGGRYVHISIWGSPHSNFFLRHGRV from the exons ATGAATTATTACAACAGTCTTTACACCAGAAATGCATTCACTCCTTACCACCAGCACACTCCCAGCATGACTCTCCCAGGCGTCCGTGGCCATGTTGGCAGCGTTTCGCCGCCTAATTTGTACAGCGGCGTCGGGGAGCTTCCCTACCCGAACCTGCAGCACCACTACGGTGCCTTTGCCAACACTGTTACACCACCCACGCTCTCACCTCCGCCCGAGAAACCCGTCACGCCCACGAGGGAAGCGCACACATCGTCCTGGTGGAGTTCGACTGCTTATAACACGCCGACTTCTCACGCCACTTATGGTTATCCATTCCATCTTTATCAGCAGCACGCCAGTCTCGCTGGACCTTTGGTGGGCCAAAGCAACCCAAGCCTCACTCCGCATCAAACGAACGCCTTCGCACAGGACAACATTCTTCACCAGCAAAGGCGCGTCGCTTCTGCTCTCAACGGGTCTGTCGGTGCTCGGCGTTGTCGACGATGCCGCTGCCCCAATTGCCAGGACGCCTCGCGAAATAGGACAGGCGCCAAGAAGAAGGAACACATCTGCCATGTCCCGGGATGTGGCAAGCTCTATGCCAAAACGTCTCACCTGAAGGCACACCTGCTTTTACACACCGGAGAGCGACCTTTCGTGTGTCAGTGGATGTACTGCGACAAGGCGTTCACTCGCTCCGATGAACTCCAGCGTCACCTCAGAACGCACACGGGCGAAAAACGTTTCCAGTGTGAACAGTGCGGAAAACGTTTCATGCGATCTGATCATTACAACAAACACGTCAAGACTCACGAAAACCGACGCGCCCGCATTGCTCCTGCTTCTCCTGCCGAAGGCGACGACGTCGATGTTGAGTTGTGTGATGATATTGCTACTGATGATAGCGTGGACTTTCACTCATTCGCATTGCCAGATTCTCCCGTATCTGAAGCAGATTTGCAGGAGTCTGATTTCGACGTCGGAA TGTGCCCTGAAATGACCCTATT ACCTTCAGTCGTGGAATTAGGTTCAAAGCGGATTGTGCGAATGTCAGTGGTTTTAAAAGTACCGGTCTCTATTACTGATAATGGCGGACG TTATGTCCATATCAGTATATGGGGGAGTCCTCATAGTAATTTCTTTCTTAGACATGGCAGAGTCTAG
- the LOC125029848 gene encoding transcription factor Sp5-like, which translates to MYPVSALGGPQLSHWMGSDGLSSFHSYQQPSLPLTPSPEAQRGYFTNVSPTSYSGVSALPYHYSQQSYTNSVTPPMLSPPPEKPVTPPKEVQTRPWWSTSGSTTPTSHIPHSFHHQFYPQYANSSVSSAGQATPAYLQSHPSSVAQDPVLHHPSAIASALLNAQSSVSVRRCRRCRCPNCQNAPRDGSGAKKREHVCHIPGCGKVYSKTSHLKAHLRSHAGEKPFACQWIFCNKAFTRSDELQRHLRTHTGEKRFECVECGKRFMRSDHLNKHVKTHENRRARVASSALAESDDVDVELCDDAVEDCAEELLSVTLPDSPVSEAELQEADIDDLLENSYLCGKDNHLSQCDYIQNFQI; encoded by the coding sequence ATGTATCCCGTCAGCGCCTTAGGAGGACCACAGTTATCTCACTGGATGGGCAGTGATGGCCTGAGCAGCTTCCATTCGTACCAGCAGCCAAGTTTACCACTAACACCATCACCTGAAGCTCAGAGAGGATATTTCACTAATGTATCGCCTACGTCCTACAGCGGAGTCAGTGCTTTGCCTTACCATTACAGCCAACAAAGTTACACCAACAGCGTCACGCCCCCaatgctctctcctcctcctgagaAGCCTGTTACGCCGCCGAAGGAAGTACAGACGCGCCCCTGGTGGAGTACAAGTGGTTCCACGACACCAACGTCACATATCCCCCACAGTTTCCACCACCAGTTTTATCCTCAGTATGCAAATTCCAGTGTATCATCAGCAGGTCAAGCAACACCAGCATATCTTCAGTCCCATCCGAGTTCCGTCGCACAAGATCCTGTTTTGCATCATCCAAGTGCCATCGCGTCTGCTCTCCTCAACGCACAGTCATCCGTCAGTGTTCGGCGTTGTCGACGATGCCGTTGCCCCAACTGCCAGAACGCCCCACGAGACGGTTCGGGCGCCAAGAAGAGGGAGCACGTTTGCCATATTCCCGGATGCGGCAAAGTGTACAGCAAAACGTCCCACCTCAAGGCTCACCTTCGGTCACATGCCGGAGAGAAACCATTCGCGTGCCAGTGGATCTTCTGCAACAAGGCCTTCACTCGTTCAGACGAACTCCAGCGACACCTGAGAACGCACACGGGCGAAAAACGCTTTGAGTGCGTCGAGTGCGGAAAACGTTTCATGCGCTCCGACCATCTCAACAAGCACGTCAAGACTCACGAGAACCGACGCGCCCGTGTTGCTTCCTCCGCCCTTGCTGAGAGTGATGACGTCGATGTAGAACTCTGTGATGACGCCGTTGAAGACTGTGCTGAGGAACTTCTCTCCGTCACACTGCCAGACTCTCCCGTATCTGAAGCAGAACTGCAGGAAGCTGACATTGACGATTTGCTAGAGAACTCTTACCTATGTGGGAAGGATAACCACTTGTCGCAATGTGACTATATACAAAACTTCCAGATCTAA